A genomic segment from Hemitrygon akajei chromosome 27, sHemAka1.3, whole genome shotgun sequence encodes:
- the ppp1r15b gene encoding uncharacterized protein ppp1r15b produces the protein MSCEAFPHSGATAVAGSCSDGGTNGHPALYWKFWAWFRPSSLLFYRLSDEAGPLGSILRKMQGGLAEESPVGNLPAISQWLTATQHWSSEAPGGSEVVEEPPLPLRDSKPWSQSLLGKICGKVWPGVLEPRSWYDPARRAACYPREPNKQALDLWTRDYPASSLQQENPDLSNWAHADLPLSAVQRMEKPSELYRPIAVEQDHGYFSLEEEQTCPQQLKSDNDISPRPEGAMDHSSEANDGRQIKDTYVANEDGVLLHLVDVDLATCNHLEIENKIISLGDDEWDSSDDTDGDSEEEEISLSLARPQCANKAIAYILGSPDSDEDEDSEDDSDWDSDGFDSDESSELSDSSVDLQNPFPESSDPYNLMNFKAFIKTQRKLDARTSFEPSNPQQSVPCLPIIEDLEDIDSGFSETIQDEPHVELPLQRKCFKRVTFDEQVTEYYVSSEEIRKGPWEEYARDRCRFQKRIRETEESIGYCFNLKHRWTVLKRLQMES, from the exons ATGAGTTGCGAAGCTTTCCCCCACAGCGGGGCTACAGCCGTCGCCGGTTCCTGCAGTGACGGCGGAACGAACGGACACCCTGCCCTGTATTGGAAATTCTGGGCCTGGTTCAGGCCCAGTTCGCTGCTCTTCTACCGACTTTCGGACGAGGCCGGCCCCCTCGGGTCGATCCTTCGTAAGATGCAAGGCGGCTTGGCCGAGGAGAGCCCCGTCGGAAATCTGCCCGCCATCAGTCAGTGGCTGACCGCCACCCAGCACTGGAGTTCCGAGGCCCCGGGCGGCAGCGAGGTGGTCGAGGAGCCGCCACTCCCTCTACGCGACTCCAAGCCCTGGTCTCAGAGCCTGTTGGGGAAGATATGTGGTAAGGTCTGGCCTGGGGTCCTGGAACCCCGCAGCTGGTACGACCCGGCCCGAAGGGCGGCGTGCTATCCCCGGGAACCGAACAAGCAGGCGTTGGACCTGTGGACCCGTGACTATCCAGCATCTTCTCTACAACAGGAAAATCCCGACCTCAGCAATTGGGCACACGCTGACCTGCCCCTCTCCGCCGTCCAGAGAATGGAGAAGCCCTCGGAACTTTACCGACCCATCGCCGTAGAACAGGATCATGGTTATTTCAGCCTGGAAGAGGAGCAAACTTGTCCCCAACAGCTCAAATCAGACAATGACATCTCTCCACGACCCGAGGGTGCTATGGATCATTCCTCTGAAGCCAATGACGGGAGGCAGATAAAGGACACTTATGTAGCAAatgaagatggagttttattGCACCTTGTTGATGTGGACTTGGCCACCTGCAATCATTTGGAAATTGAGAATAAGATTATATCTTTGGGGGATGATGAGTGGGACAGTAGTGATGATACGGATGGTGACTCTGAGGAAGAGGAAATCAGCCTTTCCCTAGCCAGACCTCAGTGCGCTAATAAAGCCATAGCCTACATTTTAGGAAGCCCAGACAGTGATGAAGATGAGGACAGCGAGGATGACAGTGATTGGGACAGTGATGGATTTGACAGTGATGAAAGTTCTGAACTTTCAGACAGCAGTGTAGATCTCCAGAATCCTTTTCCTGAATCCTCTGATCCATACAACCTTATGAACTTTAAAGCTTTCATTAAAACTCAGCGCAAGTTAGACGCTAGAACTTCATTTGAACCGAGTAATCCCCAGCAATCTGTGCCATGCTTGCCCATAATAGAAGACCTTGAGGACATAGACTCTGGGTTTTCTGAGACAATTCAGGATGAGCCACATGTTGAATTGCCTTTGCAAAGAAAATGCTTCAAAAGG GTTACCTTTGATGAACAGGTCACCGAATACTATGTAAGCAGCGAAGAGATCCGTAAAGGTCCTTGGGAAGAATATGCTCGGGATCGCTGCAGATTCCAAAAGCGAATCAGAGAAACTGAAGAAAGTATTGGTTATTGTTTTAATCTTAAACACCGATGGACTGTACTGAAACGGTTGCAGATGGAGAGCTAG